From the genome of Streptomyces ficellus:
GACCTTCGCGCTCACCCTCGCGTCCTGGCTGCTGCACCACCACGTCGTGCAGCAGGTCACCGTCGTCGCGCCGACCGAGCACCTGAAGAAGCAGTGGGCCGCGGCCGCCGCGCGGATAGGGATCAAGCTGGACCCGGACTACAGCGCCGGGCCGCTGAGCAAGGAGTACCACGGCGTCGCGGTCACCTACGCCGGCGTCGGCGTACGGCCGATGCTGCACCGCAACCGCAGCGAGCAGCGCAAGACGCTCGTCATCCTCGACGAGATCCACCACGCCGGTGACTCCAAGTCGTGGGGCGAGGCGTGCCTGGAGGCGTTCGAGCCCGCCACGCGGCGGCTCGCGCTCACCGGTACGCCGTTCCGGTCCGACACCAACCCCATCCCCTTCGTCACGTACGAGGAGGGCAACGACGGCATCCGGCGCTCGTCCGCCGACTACACGTACGGATACGGCAACGCCCTCACCGACGGGGTCGTCCGCCCGGTGATCTTCCTCAGCTACAGCGGCAACATGCGCTGGCGCACCAAGGCCGGCGACGAGGTCGCCGCCCGGCTCGGCGAACCGATGACCAAGGACGCCGTCTCCCAGGCCTGGCGCACCGCCCTCGACCCGCGCGGCGACTGGATGCCGAACGTGCTGCGCGCCGCCGACCAGCGCCTCACCGAGGTCCGCAAGGGCATCCCGGACGCGGGCGGCCTCGTCATCGCCTCCGACCAGGACTCCGCACGCGCGTACGCCAAGCTCATCCGCGAGATCACCGGGACGAAGGCGACCGTCGTCCTCTCCGACGACGCGGGCGCCTCGAAGCGCATCGACGAGTTCAGCGAGGGCGACGACCGCTGGATGGTCGCCGTCCGCATGGTGTCCGAAGGCGTCGACGTGCCGCGCCTCGCCGTCGGGGTGTACGCGACGACGATCTCGACGCCCCTTTTCTTCGCCCAGGCGGTGGGCCGTTTCGTCCGTTCGCGCAGGCGCGGCGAGACCGCGTCCGTGTTCCTTCCCACCATCCCCAACCTGCTGACCTTCGCCAACGAGATGGAGGTCGAGCGCGACCACGCCCTCGACAAGCCGAAGAAGGAGGGGGAGGAGGACCCCTACGCCGAGTCCGAGAAGGAGATGGACGAGGCCAACAAGCAGGAGGACGAGGACACCGGCGAACAGGACATGCTGCCCTTCGAGGCGCTGGAGTCCGACGCCGTCTTCGACCGCGTCCTGTACGACGGCGCCGAGTTCGGCATGCAGGCCCACCCCGGCAGCGCGGAGGAGCAGGACTACCTCGGCATCCCCGGCCTCCTGGAGCCCGACCAGGTGCAGCTGCTGCTGCGCAAGCGGCAGGCCCGGCAGATCGCGCACAGCAAGCAGAAGCCGGCCGAGGAGGCCGACCTGCTGGAACTGCCGGCCGAGCGGCGTCCCGTCGTTTCCCACAAGGAACTGCTCGAACTGCGCAAGCAGCTCAACACGATGGTGAGCGCCTACGTCCACCAGAGCGGCAAGCCGCACGGCGTCATCCACACCGAGCTGCGCCGGGTGTGCGGCGGGCCGCCGAGCGCCGAGGCGACGGCCGGCCAGATCCGCGAGCGGATCAAGAAGGTCCAGGAGTGGGCCACCCGCATGCGCTGAGGCCGACGCGTGTCGCACGACGCGCATACCGGGGCGAAAATTCCCTTTCGCACATGCCTGCGACCGGATTCTGGACGAGGGCTTCCGCTGAGCGGAGTCCCTCGCTACTGTCCCGGCCATCGCAATGCAACGCCCCGTGGCAGCGCCGCCGCGGAGCGCAGCCGGTGTGCCATGGCCTGCCGGCGGCCTCTCCGTGCGTCGCCGAAGGGACCGGTGGCGCGTCCGCCTTTGAGAGTGTCCGCCGTCACTCACTCCGAAGGAGAGGGCGTCGTGACCGCGGAGACTTCCCAGACGCTCGACCGAGGACTGCGCGTCCTCAAGCTGCTCGCCGACACCGACCACGGGCTGACCGTCACCGAGTTGTCCAACAAACTCGGCGTCAACCGCACCGTCGTCTACCGTCTGCTCGCCACCCTGGAACAGCACGCCCTGGTACGCCGTGACCTCGGCGGCCGCGCCCGCGTCGGCCTCGGCGTCCTGCGCCTGGGCCGCCAGGTGCACCCGCTGGTGCGCGAGGCCGCGCTGCCCGCGCTGCGCTCGCTGGCCGAGGACATCGGGGCCACCGCCCACCTCACCCTGGTCGACGGGGCGGAGGCGCTCGCCGTCGCCGTCGTCGAACCGACCTGGACCGACTACCACGTGGCCTACCGGGCCGGGTTCCGCCACCCGCTGGACCGCGGCGCGGCCGGCCGCGCGATACTCGCCGCCCGCCAGGGCGCCCTCGGCGACCCCGGCTACACGCTCACCCACGGCGAACTGGAGGCCGGCGCGAGCGGCGCGGCGGCCCCGCTGGTCGGGGTGACCGGCGTCGAGGGCAGCGTCGGCGTGGTCATGCTCGCCGACGCCGTACCGGAGCGGGTCGGGCCCCGCGTCGTCGACGCCGCCCGCGAGGTCGCGGACGCCCTGCGCTGACGCCGCGGCCGAACGCCCCGCGCCGGGGCGCGGGCGGGCTGCCGATAGATTGGCACCGTGCTCTCCACGCTCTCGCGCCCCCGCGCTCTCGCCCTGTGCGCCCTTCCCGTCGTCGCGCTGCTCGCCGTCGCCGGGCTGGCGCCGCTGCCGTTCACCCTCGCGCAGCCGGGCTCGACCAGTGACGTCCTGGGGGAGCACAAGGGCAAGCAGGTGATCACCGTCTCCGGCGTGCCCGTCCGCGCGACCACGGGCGAGCTGCGCATGACCACCATCGTGGCCACCGGCCCCCGCACCCCCGTCGACCTCGGGGACGTCGTCGACAACTGGTTCCGCGGCGACCGGGCCGTCCTGCCGCACGACTCGGTCTACCCGGCCGGCAAGTCCGACGCCGAGATCACCGAGCGCAACATCGGCCAGATGCGCGAGTCGCAGAACAGCGCCGTACAGGCCGCGCTCGACTACCTGGGCAAGAGCCCGGAGCAGGTGAAGGTCGACCTCCAGCTCGCCGACATCGGCGGCCCCAGCGCCGGGCTGTTCTTCGCGCTCGGGATCATCGACAAGGTCCAGGGCGACGGCAGGGGCGGTGACCTCACCGGCGGCCGGACCATCGGCGGCACCGGGACCGTCGCCGCGGACGGCACGGTCGGGGCCGTGGGCGGGGTGTCCCTCAAGACACAGGCCGCCCACCGCGACGGCGCCACCGTCTTCCTCGTACCGAAGGACGAGTGCGCGGACGCCGAGGCCGAGAAGCCGGCGGGCCTGCGGCTCGTCCCCGTCACCACCCTCAAGGACGCGGTGTCGTCGCTGCGCGCTCTGGAACAGGGGAAGAAGGTCCCGAGCTGCTGAGCCCGGGCGCCGGACCGTCCATCTCCCGCCAGCTGGGGAACAGCGCGGGCGTGAGCGTCGTCAGGAAGTAGAGGCCGCCGACCGCCAGCAGCGTCGGCACCAGCCCGGCCCGCTCCACCAGGAAGCCCGCGCCCACCCCGCCTAGCGGCATCGCCAGCAGCGCCCCCGCCGTCGTCACCCCCGCCACCCGGCTGCGCAGCGCGTCGGGGATCCGTTCGTACAGGACCGTCGTCAGGATCGGGTTGAGCGTCCCGGAGCCCAGTCCGCCGACCGCCGCGGTCACCACCAGCGGCCACACGCTCTCCGTCGTCGCCGCCGTGAGGAACGGCGGAGCCCCGCTCAACAGGAACGCGACCGTGAACACCGTCCGCCGCCGGCAGCGGTCCCCCAGCGCCGCGTAGAGCAGGGCGCCCAGCAGCGCGCATCCGCCCCACACGGCCGAGACCAGGCCGATCGCCGCCGCGCCGCCCAGGTTCCGCTGGGCGTGCACCGGCAGGAGCACCGCGCTCCAGCCCTGGCTCAGGCCGTTGGTGACCATCACCATCAGCGTGATGCCCAGCAGCAGCCGGGAGCCCAGCACGAAGGCGTACCCCTCGCGCAGCTCCGCCCGGTACCGCGCCGGCGAGACGGGCACGGCGGAGCGTTGCGGCTCGGCGGCCTTCACGCCGCGTACGCCGCCGAGGACCAGCAGCGCGGAGAGCCCGAACGTCGCCGCGTCCAGCAGCAGGACCGTCTCCGCACCGACCAGCGCGATCAGCACGCCCGCGAGGGCCGCCCCCGCCATCCGCGCCCCGCGCGACACCGCGTCGAACAGGCTCGCCGCCCGCGCGAGGGTGGTCCCGGCCCGCTCGGCGAGGTCCGGCACGAGGACGTGGCGGGCGGTCTGGCCGGGTGCGTGGCACAGTCCGGCCACGCCCATCAGCGCGCACAGCCCCCAGAATTCCAGCCGCCCCGCGTGGTGCAGGAGCGGGATCGCGGCCATCGCGAGCGCGCAGACCAGGTCCGAGGCGACGCTGACGCGCCGCCGCCCGATCCGGTCGATGACCGGCCCGCCGACGATCGCCGACACCACCACGGGCAGGGTGGCGCAGAAGGCGACGAGTCCCGCCTTGCCGGGGCTTCCCGTGGTCTGGAGCGCGAACCACGGGACGCCGATGAGGGTCAGTGAGCTGCCGCTGGTGGATATCGCGTTGGCCGCCAGCACGGCCGTGAGCGGCCCCCGCCGCCGCCCGCTCACGCGATACGGGCGGTGCGGAGCGGGGCCGGGGGAGCGGCGACCAGCCGCAGGCCGAGCTCGACGAGCGTCCAGCCCAGCCGGGTGCGCAGCGGGCGGCGGTCGCGGACGGCGGGCCGCCGGGGAGCGCGGTCCCTTAAGTCGCTCGCGCGCAGTGCGTGCAGGCGCAGGTGTATGTCGGGATGCATGGCGGTCGGTCGTCCCTTCAGTCGTCGGTCTGCGGGAAGGCGTGCAGGTGGAGCCGTACCTGGGTGGCGTCCTCGGCGGGCTCGACGTCGCGGTAGCCGTTGATCAGGGCGTGCAGCTTCTCGTCGAGCTCGCGCAGTTGGGCGGGGCCGAGGCGCAGGGTGAAGTCGCTCAGGTCGGCGCTCCTCGCCCAGTCCGCCGGCCAGTCGCGCATCGTGCCGATCCAGGTGGACAGCTCCTGGCCGTGGAGGGTGGCGATCTCGTGCAGGAACACGTTGACCGCGCCGCGCGTCTCGGCGTCCTCCTGGTCGAAGAGCGAGTCGTCCCAGGCGGTGCCCTGGTGCACGGCCCGCCACCAGCGCTCCCGCCCCTTGCCCCGCTCCGGGTCGTCCTCGACGAAGCCGTACGAGGCGAGCTGGCGCAGGTGGTAGCTGGTGGCGCCGCTCGACTCGCCCAGCCGCCCGCCCAGTTGGGAGGCGGTGGCCGGGCCGTGGTGGCGCAGGGCGTTGAGCAGCCGGATGCGCAGGGGGTGGGCGAGGCCGCGCAGGGAGCGGGGGTCGAGCTGCCGGATCGACGGCGGTCCGGGGGGAGCGTGCTTCTCGGGCTCGGTCTTCTCGGGCTCGGGCATGCCCTCAGCGTAGAGTTGCAAAGGAATGCTTGCAAGGGTTTCTTTGCATCGAGTTCTTTGCGTCAACCGCCCACGTGTCAGGGCAGCTTGATGAACCCCTGCTCCACCAGCCACTCCTTCGCCACCGTGTGCGGGTCCTCCCCGTCCACGTCCACCCGCGCGTTCAACTCCTGCGCCACCGCGGTGTTCAGGCGCGCGCTCAGCGGGTCGAGCAGCTCCGCGATCACCGGATACCGCTGGAAGGTCGGGGTGTGCAGGGCGGGCGCCGCGTTGTAGTTGGGGAAGAAGTGCTTGTCGTCGGCCATGGTGTCCAGGTTCATCGCCTTGATCCGGCCGTCCGTCGTGTACGCCTCGCCCAGCAGGCACGAGCCCGACTTCGCCACCTGGGTGTAGATGATCCCGGCGTCCATCTTGCGGATGTTGCCCGCCGGGATGTCCATGCCGTAGGCCTTCTCCATGCCCGGCAGCCCGTCCTCGCGGGAGGCGAACTCGTTCTCCACGCACAGCGTCACCGCCGACGGGTCGCGGCGCGACAGCTCCGCCACGTCCGACAGCGTCCGCAGCTTGTACCTGGCGTTGTTCCGCTTGTTGATGGCCAGCGTGTACGTGTTGTCCAGCGTGGACGGCGGCAGCCAGGTCACGCCGTTGCGCACGTCCACGTCCCGGACCGCCTCCCACTGGCCGCGCGGGTCGGCGATCGGCTTCTGGTTGCCCTGGTAGGTGATCCACGCCGTACCCGTGTACTCGTAGATCGCGTCCGC
Proteins encoded in this window:
- a CDS encoding glycine betaine ABC transporter substrate-binding protein: MVDDVRPGSVGKGLPLAGASLTITSKNFSENIILGQMIGLIFKAAGAEVLDRTNLPGSISGREAIIKGDADAIYEYTGTAWITYQGNQKPIADPRGQWEAVRDVDVRNGVTWLPPSTLDNTYTLAINKRNNARYKLRTLSDVAELSRRDPSAVTLCVENEFASREDGLPGMEKAYGMDIPAGNIRKMDAGIIYTQVAKSGSCLLGEAYTTDGRIKAMNLDTMADDKHFFPNYNAAPALHTPTFQRYPVIAELLDPLSARLNTAVAQELNARVDVDGEDPHTVAKEWLVEQGFIKLP
- a CDS encoding DEAD/DEAH box helicase, whose amino-acid sequence is MTTTASHHLSPAFPGRAPWGTANKLRAWQQAAMDRYVQEQPRDFLAVATPGAGKTTFALTLASWLLHHHVVQQVTVVAPTEHLKKQWAAAAARIGIKLDPDYSAGPLSKEYHGVAVTYAGVGVRPMLHRNRSEQRKTLVILDEIHHAGDSKSWGEACLEAFEPATRRLALTGTPFRSDTNPIPFVTYEEGNDGIRRSSADYTYGYGNALTDGVVRPVIFLSYSGNMRWRTKAGDEVAARLGEPMTKDAVSQAWRTALDPRGDWMPNVLRAADQRLTEVRKGIPDAGGLVIASDQDSARAYAKLIREITGTKATVVLSDDAGASKRIDEFSEGDDRWMVAVRMVSEGVDVPRLAVGVYATTISTPLFFAQAVGRFVRSRRRGETASVFLPTIPNLLTFANEMEVERDHALDKPKKEGEEDPYAESEKEMDEANKQEDEDTGEQDMLPFEALESDAVFDRVLYDGAEFGMQAHPGSAEEQDYLGIPGLLEPDQVQLLLRKRQARQIAHSKQKPAEEADLLELPAERRPVVSHKELLELRKQLNTMVSAYVHQSGKPHGVIHTELRRVCGGPPSAEATAGQIRERIKKVQEWATRMR
- a CDS encoding IclR family transcriptional regulator, translated to MTAETSQTLDRGLRVLKLLADTDHGLTVTELSNKLGVNRTVVYRLLATLEQHALVRRDLGGRARVGLGVLRLGRQVHPLVREAALPALRSLAEDIGATAHLTLVDGAEALAVAVVEPTWTDYHVAYRAGFRHPLDRGAAGRAILAARQGALGDPGYTLTHGELEAGASGAAAPLVGVTGVEGSVGVVMLADAVPERVGPRVVDAAREVADALR
- a CDS encoding S16 family serine protease; the encoded protein is MLSTLSRPRALALCALPVVALLAVAGLAPLPFTLAQPGSTSDVLGEHKGKQVITVSGVPVRATTGELRMTTIVATGPRTPVDLGDVVDNWFRGDRAVLPHDSVYPAGKSDAEITERNIGQMRESQNSAVQAALDYLGKSPEQVKVDLQLADIGGPSAGLFFALGIIDKVQGDGRGGDLTGGRTIGGTGTVAADGTVGAVGGVSLKTQAAHRDGATVFLVPKDECADAEAEKPAGLRLVPVTTLKDAVSSLRALEQGKKVPSC
- a CDS encoding MFS transporter, with product MLAANAISTSGSSLTLIGVPWFALQTTGSPGKAGLVAFCATLPVVVSAIVGGPVIDRIGRRRVSVASDLVCALAMAAIPLLHHAGRLEFWGLCALMGVAGLCHAPGQTARHVLVPDLAERAGTTLARAASLFDAVSRGARMAGAALAGVLIALVGAETVLLLDAATFGLSALLVLGGVRGVKAAEPQRSAVPVSPARYRAELREGYAFVLGSRLLLGITLMVMVTNGLSQGWSAVLLPVHAQRNLGGAAAIGLVSAVWGGCALLGALLYAALGDRCRRRTVFTVAFLLSGAPPFLTAATTESVWPLVVTAAVGGLGSGTLNPILTTVLYERIPDALRSRVAGVTTAGALLAMPLGGVGAGFLVERAGLVPTLLAVGGLYFLTTLTPALFPSWREMDGPAPGLSSSGPSSPVPERAATTPRP
- a CDS encoding winged helix-turn-helix domain-containing protein, with the protein product MPEPEKTEPEKHAPPGPPSIRQLDPRSLRGLAHPLRIRLLNALRHHGPATASQLGGRLGESSGATSYHLRQLASYGFVEDDPERGKGRERWWRAVHQGTAWDDSLFDQEDAETRGAVNVFLHEIATLHGQELSTWIGTMRDWPADWARSADLSDFTLRLGPAQLRELDEKLHALINGYRDVEPAEDATQVRLHLHAFPQTDD